Proteins encoded in a region of the Bacteroidota bacterium genome:
- a CDS encoding PKD domain-containing protein, whose translation MKQKNSTSQKIIVLFFTGLPGLFVSQSLAQQNIEPSLSAKFMSQDGKQQSIQSIRGNGLCFTPNKGQIVDMAGNLCPDLLYKGDGGGADMYLRKTGISYVYNNMGTVQHKVNEQVEELIQAGTITEADEHKRKVELLQRESIKIHRVDMDFANCNENIKRLSEDEVGGYNNYYYAHCPQGVTNVKQFNKVTYKNIYNGIDVKYYGGKEQGIKYDIIVQPHADPHQIKLIWKGAESIHLKREGSLEIKTSVNEFYESLPKVYQVIDGKVVDVKTKYVLTTISKNETIINFSFANYNSSFPLVIDPWATYFPAQCFTVATDKTGNVLIAGSIVSPAFPFTTGAFQTTFAGIEDAFVAKLNPLGTTLLWATFYGGSLKDRGEDIAADNLSNVVISGMTFSNDLPITPGAFQTNFGGVSDAFVIKFNSFGTRLWATYYGGSDSENDGWSSSTAIATDNSDNVLIKGVTISTDLPITPGAFQTTFGGGGFPPMYIGDAFVVKFNSLGTRQWATYYGGSASDGWYCCGDIATDNSGNVVITGETSSANFPKLINPGGYNQAQTGQSDAFVVKFDPFGTRLWATIIGGNGRENSYASAIAIDNIGNVIITGSTQGGFPVTAGAVQLSYGGGNDCGDVFVAKFDPTGIRLWATYYGLSTNEQSYGVVTDTNNNIYVYMEPEDVATPNLVDACSYQPVFNEGFVPAIGSPEDQLIVKFTPTGKKLCATYMGGKGEDDLDGGGGIAIYGNSLYITGGALGYYVNVNGTWVRNGGYPITAGAFQTTYTYNIAGSDAFIASLCSEICEGKLLGLDFTAESNSVCANSLVTFTPTITNSCDTTSYKYKWTFTGATPSSSIDPKPSITYSTPGSYPVKLIVTTPCKTDSVIKLSYITVNNCGCVMSASTSVTANASCSGVGNGSANINISNGSGGSYKYNWSNGVSGSTTASTIPINSLSTNTYSVTVTDGSCASVTTVTILPQNTLSINSISATSVSCDNGNDGKATIIASSNSGGPYTYSWSTGVSTITTSISNELNNLSLGTYTVNITQGSCTVTSTVTITQPGALAVLWGSSLPSCLTDKATVSAIATNGTSPYAYVWSSGQTTPFATGLSLNVTYTVTVTDANGCIATNTFTPTIMPMLITPISTNISCTTSGSASVIVRGGSPPFVYNWSNGQTGSSITSNVTAGNYTVTVTGAGGCTTSQTINITGTSPASATFTQSPNNTICVGTTVNFTNTGTTGTYNWFIQNLFVFASTVDFSYTFLTPGVFNFTHKVTTSGCTATETGSVTVINCNAPTVTATGSSICPGSCATVTSIGNGGTSPYIYLWSNGATTQNINPCPASTTTYTVTIKDAGGNTSTSIATVTINPPVSVIITPTNISCSGGTNGSILANPASGTIPYIYNWSNGQNTQTATGLTTGIYTVTVTDAKSCTSASTANIFSPPPLFAQFTKGSATCISCGCKEWIMVNATGGTNPYTYFWPDGYTNRYKNQLCPGNYTINITDKNGCIVNVNITAP comes from the coding sequence ATGAAACAAAAAAACAGCACGTCACAAAAAATAATTGTGCTATTTTTCACGGGTTTACCCGGACTATTTGTGAGTCAAAGCCTTGCCCAACAAAATATTGAACCAAGTCTGTCTGCCAAATTCATGTCCCAGGACGGAAAACAACAGAGTATTCAATCTATCCGAGGAAATGGTTTATGTTTCACCCCCAATAAGGGACAAATAGTAGATATGGCTGGCAATCTTTGTCCCGACCTATTATACAAGGGCGATGGTGGCGGAGCAGATATGTACTTGCGGAAAACAGGAATAAGTTATGTGTACAATAATATGGGCACAGTACAGCACAAAGTTAATGAGCAAGTGGAAGAACTAATACAGGCTGGAACAATAACCGAAGCAGACGAACATAAAAGGAAGGTAGAATTGCTGCAAAGAGAAAGCATAAAGATACATCGTGTTGATATGGACTTTGCCAACTGCAATGAAAATATAAAACGGTTAAGTGAAGACGAAGTAGGTGGCTACAACAATTATTATTACGCCCACTGTCCACAAGGAGTAACCAATGTAAAACAATTCAACAAAGTAACTTATAAAAATATTTATAATGGAATTGATGTGAAATATTATGGTGGCAAAGAACAAGGAATAAAATACGATATTATAGTTCAACCCCATGCCGACCCCCATCAAATAAAACTCATCTGGAAGGGAGCTGAAAGCATACACCTTAAACGGGAAGGTAGTTTGGAAATTAAGACAAGTGTAAATGAATTTTACGAAAGCTTACCAAAAGTTTATCAGGTAATTGATGGCAAAGTAGTTGACGTAAAAACTAAATATGTTTTAACTACTATTTCCAAAAACGAAACAATTATTAATTTTTCATTTGCAAATTACAATTCTTCATTCCCTTTGGTAATCGACCCCTGGGCAACATATTTTCCCGCGCAATGCTTTACAGTCGCCACAGACAAAACAGGGAATGTATTAATTGCGGGCTCCATTGTATCTCCTGCATTCCCTTTTACAACAGGAGCATTCCAAACTACTTTTGCTGGTATTGAAGATGCATTCGTAGCAAAACTTAATCCCTTGGGGACAACCCTCCTGTGGGCTACATTTTATGGAGGCAGTTTGAAAGATAGAGGTGAGGATATAGCTGCCGATAATTTAAGTAACGTGGTAATTTCCGGGATGACTTTTTCAAACGATCTGCCAATTACTCCCGGAGCATTCCAAACGAACTTCGGCGGTGTATCTGATGCCTTTGTGATAAAGTTCAACTCTTTTGGAACACGTCTGTGGGCTACCTATTATGGAGGGAGTGATAGTGAAAACGACGGGTGGTCAAGTTCCACAGCTATCGCTACCGACAATTCAGATAATGTATTGATTAAAGGGGTCACTATATCAACAGATCTTCCAATTACTCCGGGAGCATTCCAAACCACTTTCGGGGGAGGAGGCTTTCCACCCATGTACATTGGCGATGCATTTGTAGTGAAGTTTAACTCTTTGGGAACGCGTCAATGGGCCACTTATTACGGGGGCAGCGCCAGCGATGGCTGGTATTGCTGTGGCGACATCGCTACTGACAATTCAGGTAACGTGGTTATTACCGGAGAAACTTCATCTGCTAATTTCCCCAAACTGATCAATCCGGGCGGTTACAACCAGGCGCAAACGGGCCAGAGTGATGCCTTTGTGGTAAAATTCGACCCTTTTGGAACACGGCTATGGGCCACTATCATTGGAGGAAATGGTCGTGAGAATTCCTACGCTTCGGCTATCGCCATTGACAATATAGGCAATGTAATTATTACAGGAAGCACACAGGGCGGTTTCCCTGTTACCGCTGGAGCAGTTCAATTGAGTTACGGAGGCGGGAATGATTGTGGCGATGTATTTGTAGCAAAGTTTGACCCTACAGGCATACGTTTATGGGCCACCTATTATGGGTTGTCAACTAATGAACAATCTTATGGCGTTGTAACAGATACAAACAATAATATTTATGTGTACATGGAACCAGAAGATGTAGCCACTCCTAATCTTGTTGATGCCTGTTCCTACCAACCGGTTTTTAATGAAGGATTTGTTCCTGCTATAGGATCACCGGAAGATCAACTAATTGTAAAATTTACCCCAACCGGAAAAAAGCTTTGCGCAACATATATGGGTGGGAAAGGCGAGGATGATCTGGATGGAGGTGGTGGCATAGCTATTTATGGCAATTCACTTTACATCACAGGCGGCGCATTGGGGTATTATGTGAATGTTAACGGAACTTGGGTACGTAATGGTGGCTATCCAATAACAGCAGGTGCTTTTCAAACGACCTATACCTATAATATAGCTGGTAGCGATGCTTTCATAGCTTCTTTATGTTCGGAAATTTGCGAAGGTAAACTACTTGGTTTGGATTTTACTGCCGAGAGTAACAGTGTATGCGCCAATTCACTTGTTACCTTTACACCAACAATAACCAACTCATGCGATACTACCAGCTATAAATATAAATGGACTTTCACGGGTGCTACCCCTTCAAGTTCAATTGACCCAAAACCAAGCATTACTTATTCAACTCCGGGGTCTTATCCCGTTAAACTTATCGTTACCACACCTTGTAAAACAGACAGTGTCATAAAGCTCTCCTATATTACAGTAAACAATTGTGGTTGTGTAATGTCCGCTTCAACATCAGTTACAGCGAACGCAAGTTGTAGCGGAGTGGGCAATGGTAGTGCTAATATTAATATCAGCAATGGTTCTGGGGGATCATATAAGTATAATTGGAGCAATGGAGTAAGTGGATCCACAACAGCTTCTACAATACCCATTAACAGCTTATCAACAAATACGTATAGTGTTACAGTAACTGATGGTAGTTGTGCCTCTGTTACTACTGTAACGATCTTACCACAAAACACCTTAAGCATAAATTCAATTTCAGCAACTAGTGTGTCCTGCGATAATGGAAACGATGGCAAAGCCACCATAATAGCCAGCAGCAATTCAGGCGGCCCATATACTTATAGCTGGAGTACTGGAGTATCAACGATTACTACTTCAATAAGTAATGAACTCAACAATTTATCTTTGGGGACTTATACAGTAAACATTACACAAGGCTCCTGCACAGTAACATCAACAGTAACCATCACTCAGCCCGGGGCTTTAGCGGTGCTATGGGGATCATCATTGCCGTCATGTCTTACTGACAAAGCAACTGTATCGGCAATTGCTACAAATGGCACTTCACCCTATGCCTATGTGTGGAGCAGCGGACAAACAACACCATTTGCTACAGGGCTGAGTCTGAATGTTACTTATACTGTTACCGTAACTGATGCTAACGGATGTATAGCCACCAACACATTTACACCGACAATTATGCCAATGCTTATAACTCCCATAAGTACAAACATAAGTTGTACAACAAGTGGAAGTGCATCGGTTATTGTTAGGGGTGGCTCGCCACCTTTTGTATATAATTGGAGTAACGGCCAAACCGGTTCATCTATTACAAGCAATGTTACTGCGGGAAATTATACCGTAACTGTTACAGGGGCGGGCGGATGCACTACCTCTCAAACAATTAATATTACAGGAACAAGTCCTGCCTCTGCAACATTTACACAATCACCAAACAATACCATTTGTGTTGGCACAACAGTTAATTTTACCAATACCGGTACAACAGGAACATATAACTGGTTTATACAGAATCTTTTTGTGTTCGCTTCCACGGTTGATTTTTCTTACACATTTTTAACCCCAGGTGTATTTAACTTTACCCATAAAGTTACTACTTCAGGTTGCACCGCAACCGAAACAGGTTCGGTAACAGTAATCAATTGCAATGCTCCGACAGTGACTGCCACCGGCAGTTCAATATGTCCGGGTAGCTGCGCAACGGTAACATCAATTGGTAATGGAGGAACCAGTCCATATATTTACTTATGGAGTAATGGCGCTACGACACAAAATATTAACCCTTGTCCTGCATCAACTACAACGTATACAGTAACGATAAAAGATGCCGGTGGAAATACATCTACTTCTATAGCAACAGTTACGATCAATCCCCCTGTTAGTGTCATTATCACTCCAACCAATATAAGTTGTAGCGGTGGCACTAATGGCAGTATACTTGCCAACCCTGCCAGT
- a CDS encoding rhodanese-related sulfurtransferase → MALLHNRVDKNILKQRLKEEPVKRTTVSFYRYVIIDDPKYLRDELYKLWKELNIMGRIYVAREGINAQMSVPDVNWSLFKEKLYANSYFKDVPLKIAVDDNGKSFYKLSVKVRSKIVADGLADDTFDVTNVGKHLTAEEFNKAMEEPGTVVVDMRNHYESEIGHFEGAITPEADTFRDELPMAVDLLKDKKDQKILLYCTGGIRCEKASAYFKHNGFNDVNQLYGGIIEYARQVKAQGLKSKFKGKNFVFDERLGERISDEIISTCHQCDTACDTHTNCANADCHLLFIQCEECKQKYNGCCTPECMAIAALPIEEQRKLRKGKIKENAHSVYKSRLWPNLKELLKNRDGYK, encoded by the coding sequence ATGGCCCTTTTGCACAATCGTGTTGATAAAAATATTTTAAAACAGCGCTTAAAGGAAGAGCCGGTTAAGCGCACTACCGTGTCATTTTACCGCTATGTGATCATTGATGACCCGAAATATTTACGCGATGAGCTTTACAAACTATGGAAGGAGCTTAACATTATGGGGCGTATTTATGTAGCTCGTGAAGGCATTAATGCTCAAATGAGTGTACCCGATGTTAACTGGAGCCTTTTCAAAGAAAAACTATACGCCAATTCATATTTTAAAGATGTACCGCTTAAAATCGCTGTTGATGACAATGGCAAATCGTTTTACAAATTATCGGTTAAAGTAAGAAGTAAGATCGTTGCCGACGGCCTGGCAGATGATACTTTTGATGTTACAAATGTTGGCAAACACCTTACCGCGGAAGAATTTAATAAAGCTATGGAAGAGCCCGGAACTGTTGTTGTTGACATGCGCAATCATTACGAAAGCGAGATCGGACATTTTGAAGGAGCCATTACACCGGAGGCTGATACTTTCCGGGATGAACTACCTATGGCAGTTGACCTGCTGAAAGACAAAAAAGATCAGAAAATTTTATTGTATTGCACCGGCGGAATTCGTTGCGAAAAAGCCAGCGCCTACTTTAAACACAATGGATTTAACGATGTGAATCAACTATATGGCGGCATCATCGAATACGCCCGCCAGGTTAAAGCCCAGGGACTCAAATCAAAATTCAAAGGCAAGAATTTTGTATTTGATGAACGTTTGGGTGAACGCATCAGCGATGAGATCATCAGTACCTGTCATCAATGCGACACCGCCTGCGACACGCACACTAACTGCGCGAACGCTGATTGTCACTTACTATTTATACAATGTGAAGAGTGTAAACAAAAATACAATGGATGCTGTACACCAGAATGCATGGCAATTGCAGCGCTCCCCATTGAAGAACAACGTAAACTTCGCAAAGGAAAAATTAAAGAAAATGCCCACTCGGTTTACAAAAGTCGTCTATGGCCAAACCTGAAGGAATTGCTGAAAAACAGGGATGGCTATAAATAA
- a CDS encoding NAD-dependent epimerase/dehydratase family protein, which translates to MSSKEKVMVIGSQGQIGTELVEGLHKIYGAGNVIASDIKEIDKGEQEKTGLYEAANVLDAKRLHEIIVKHNVKEVYLLAALLSATAEKNPAFAWELNMNGLFNVLNMAKEGILSKVYWPSSIAVFGPTTPKENTPQYTVMEPSTVYGISKQAGERWCEYYVNKYNIDVRSIRYPGLIGWKSAPGGGTTDYAVHIFHEALKTGSYECFLSENTRLPMMYMSDAIKATIDIMQADSAKIKIRSSYNLAGVSFSPKDIANEIRKHIPSFTITYKPDFRQPIADSWPQSIDDSRARTDWGWKPGFDLQKITEDMLTNLKNQKR; encoded by the coding sequence ATGAGTTCGAAAGAAAAAGTAATGGTGATAGGCTCTCAGGGTCAGATAGGGACTGAGTTGGTTGAAGGGCTGCATAAAATTTATGGAGCCGGAAATGTTATTGCCTCAGATATAAAAGAGATCGATAAAGGTGAGCAGGAGAAAACAGGCCTTTACGAGGCGGCGAATGTGCTTGATGCGAAGCGCTTGCACGAAATAATTGTTAAGCACAATGTTAAAGAAGTATATCTTTTGGCAGCCTTATTATCAGCTACTGCCGAAAAGAATCCTGCTTTTGCATGGGAACTTAATATGAACGGGCTTTTTAATGTGCTTAATATGGCTAAAGAAGGTATTCTCTCAAAAGTATATTGGCCAAGTTCAATCGCTGTATTCGGTCCGACAACTCCTAAAGAAAACACCCCTCAGTATACTGTCATGGAGCCAAGTACGGTTTATGGTATAAGCAAACAGGCTGGTGAACGTTGGTGTGAATATTATGTTAATAAATACAATATTGATGTGCGAAGCATACGTTATCCGGGGTTAATTGGCTGGAAATCAGCTCCTGGAGGAGGGACAACAGATTATGCCGTGCATATTTTTCATGAAGCTTTGAAAACAGGTAGTTACGAGTGTTTTTTATCCGAAAACACCAGATTACCAATGATGTATATGTCTGATGCCATTAAAGCGACCATAGATATTATGCAGGCAGATAGTGCTAAGATCAAGATCCGTTCGAGTTACAACCTTGCCGGTGTTAGTTTTTCACCAAAGGATATAGCGAATGAGATCAGAAAGCATATTCCTTCGTTTACGATCACCTATAAGCCTGATTTCAGGCAGCCTATAGCCGACAGTTGGCCACAAAGTATTGATGATTCAAGAGCCAGGACTGACTGGGGCTGGAAGCCCGGATTCGACCTGCAAAAAATAACTGAAGATATGTTGACTAACCTGAAGAATCAGAAAAGATAA